The SAR324 cluster bacterium genome contains the following window.
CAGGGTTCTAATGTTTCCCACTGTCCCAGTTGGTTAGCCTGCCAATCGAACTTCTGGTAGTGAGCTACATGGTTTTGCCGTAGAGGTTCCAAAACTTGTTCAATTAGCCGTGGGTACCAGTCGACAGGATGATCCCAGGAAGCAAAATCATCGGTATGTATGATAGGACAGTTATCGAGAGACCCAGCTAGACTTGCAGCAAACGTAGTTTTGCCAGCTCCACCGCAGCCATCGATTGCTATGATACGAGTTCGCATTTGATCTGGAGATGTGGCTGCTGAGATGAGCTTTTTGATTTCTGGTAAAAGTTGCATAGAGTAGAAACTGTGGCAGAAAGTCGAAAACAAGTTCTCAGGGCACCGGACTATGAAAGCCTGACAAATTATCACAAAATTATGGTTGCCCCAAATGCGCAGCTGAACTTAGAAAGTCCGACACTAATTGGATAGACCCAAAATATTGGGCTACTTATGTGAACAGAGACAGAAATTTTTGCAAATAGAAATTTATGTTTGACAAAAAAATATTTTTTCGGTTAACTAATTGTAAATCACTTATGACAACGTTGTCATAAGCAATTCTTTGAGTAGAGATGAGTTTGGTGACAATTTCTGATGTTGCTAAAGCGGCTGGCGTATCCATGAAAACCGTTTCGAGGGTTTTAAATAAGGAGCCCAACGTCCAAGCATCAACTCGGGAGAGAGTACTCAGGTTTATGCGTCAACTAGACTATACGCCGTTCACGGCAGCCCGAACGATGCGCACTAAGAAAACTGGATTGATTGGTGTAATAACTAGAGCGATAACCTCGGTGTCGATGACTCCCGATAGAGCAGGTCTTCCCGCAGTCAATCTGCTCAAAGGAATCCAGACCGTGATAGATCAGTGTGAAATGTTAATGATGGTCGCAGATACAGGAGAAAACTCAGCAAACATTCTGAAATTAACACAGACTTTCAGGGAGCACCAAGTAGAAGGAATTCTGTTTGTAGCTGATTATCACCAAGAATTTAACCCTCCGAAAGCATTTCTTGAAATACCAACTGTGTTAGTTAATTGCTTTGACAAGCAGCAGAGGCTCCCTGCAGTGGTGCCAGATGATTCAGAGGGAGGTTACCTTGCAGCAGAGGCGGCACTGTCAAAAGGACACCAGCGTATCGGACTGCTAACTCTTCCAGAAACCATTGTAGCTTCAAAACAAAGAAAAATGGGGTATCTCAGAGCGCACAAGGAGCGGAGTATACAGGTAGATCCAGACTTAATTTCAAGTGTAGGGGATGTAGGAGATTCTCCGGATGTGGAGCAGCAAACGCTAAAAAAACTACTGCAGACGCTACTAAAATTAGAGAGCCCGCCAACGGCTATATGCTGTGGAAACGACAAAATGGCAATGAATGTCTACATGCTACTGCAGCAGTGGGATATCTCCATTCCAGAACAGATTTCTATTATAGGATTTGATGATTACACCCTGGTTTCTGAACTGCTAAATCCTGGACTGACCACTGTTCAACTACCATACGTAGAAATTGGTGAGGCAGCTGCGGCTTTGTTAATTGAGAAAATCAAAGGATCTGTAGGGGCAAAAGAGCCGACCAAGATGATCAACCAACTAATTGGACCAGTTGTATGGCGTCATTCCGTTAAGGACTTTCTTTAGAAGAGTGCTTTTCGGCTTATTTAATTCACATAAATTACAAGGGGAAGCAAATAAATTAAAATAAAAACAAACAATGAAGCAGTCTAATCTGAGTATAGAACAGTGACTAAAAACTGAATACATTCAATAGATGAGGAACACATGCTGAAAACACTATTCAAAGCGGTATTGGCAGTTAGCATAGCTCTAACGTTGTCGGTTAATGTGTCAGGTAAAGAATACAATGAAGCACCCATGTTAGCAAAGCTAGTTAAGGAGGGCAAGCTACCAACAGTTGAAGAAAGGCTTCCAGATGATCCTTGGGTAATTGGGCCAGGGACGTTTGTAGGGGAAGAATGGATGGATTTCCAAATTGGAAATTACAGTGATGGAAAATTTCTGGTTACGGCTGATATTGCACCAAGAAATTATCAGATTGGGATTGCAGCAGGAAATTTTCTAATTGCACCAGACCAGAGTACTTCACCTGATAAGGTAAAAGGAGCATTGGCTGAATGGGTAAAATGGAATGATGATTATTCAAAATATACAATAAAAATAAGACCAGGCTTAAAATGGTCAGACGGTCATCCAGTTACAACTGAGGATGTGAGGTTTGTATTTGAAGACATATATGAGTACGAGGCACTGGGCATACCGTGTGGGTCTCACAGGAGGTCCCTGTACACACAAATGGATCCAAGACAGGATTGTGGAAAGTTGGATATCATTGATAAATATGAATTTTCAATCACATTCAGTAAACCATATGGTTACTTCCTTTCAGAACTCACGACTTGGATCCAAGACCATATGCAATTGATCCAGCCTTCACACTTTCTAAAAAAATTACATCCAAAATATACGGATGAATCAAAACTCAACAAAATGGCAAAAGAGCATGGAGTAGAAGGATTCAAACAATTATTTGCTATTTATGAAAGCGTACATTGGGATATTTGTTGCGGCAATGAACCAAGATTGGTTGATCTTCCAACACTGTACCCATGGAAATTGGTGGAAAGAAATGAAGATATGATGAGGGTTGAAAGGAATCCTTATTACGCTGGAGTTGATCCAGAAGGAAATCAGTTACCTTACATTGATGGTATCATAACTTACGGGATAAATGATAAAGAAGCACTAATTATGAAGTTGGTGTCAGGTGAGGTAGATTTTTCAAATTCGGATTTCATGAAAATTAGTGACATGCCTACATACATACAAAATGAAGAAAGAGGTGGATACAATGTAGTCATGACAGGTTCAATCAACGGTCCTCCAACACTCTACGTAAATCAGGATTACGATTATGAAAATCCAGATAGCCAATGGCAAAAACTAATACAAGATAAAAATAATCATTTTACGAAAGCACTTGCTTTGGCAATAGATAGTCAAGATATTAATAATTCACTTTACTTTAACTTGTATGGAATGCCTACGATAACATCGGCAGAATACGATCCAAAAGAAGCAAATGTACTACTTGATAAAGCAGGAATGAATAAAAGAGATGATGATGGATATCGCACTTACCCTGATGGATCTCCCTTTAGAGGAACGATTCTTACAGCAAATATGTCACCGGACATGATTGATATTTGCTTTATGTTGACAAAATATTTTCAGGCAGTGGGTTTAAACATAAATGCTAAAATGGTAACAAGTCAGGTATTAGGAGCAAGGACTAAAAGTAATGAAATGCCATTTAAAGTACTTTGGCACGACGAACCCATATGGTATTCAGGGATATCAAGAGATTATGATGTTTGTATGAAAGGTGATTGGAGTTGCCAAACAAAAAAATATATGGAAACCAAGGGAAAGCAGGGATATAAACCACCTGCGCACATGGTCAAGTACTATGACATGAACGCAGCAAGAATGGCTGTACCACCAGAATCACCGAAGGGGCAGGAACTGTTTAACAACTTACTGAACTGGTTTTCAGAAGGAAATGCTTTGGTATGGCCAATTGGTAAAATCCAAGTACCAAACATATTTAAGAAAAATATTAAAAATATCCCACGTGAAGGTTACCCATACAACCTAGGAATCTCAGAGTCAGCACCAATATGGTTTGTTGAAAATGAATAATGATCTAAATGAAAGGGGAAAATAGAATTTTTTTAAAAAAATAGAAAATCAAAATATGTCGGGGCACAGCACTAAGATTAAAGAGCAAAGAGTCTTTGATTCTTAGACAGAAATAAAATTGCCCAAGGTATGTGCCAACCTTGGGCTCGAATTTTCAGTAAGGAAATAGAAGTATACAAAATAAACAAAACTAAGGTGATCGCTAAAGGTTTATCCACCTTCCAAAACTTACCC
Protein-coding sequences here:
- a CDS encoding LacI family DNA-binding transcriptional regulator, coding for MSLVTISDVAKAAGVSMKTVSRVLNKEPNVQASTRERVLRFMRQLDYTPFTAARTMRTKKTGLIGVITRAITSVSMTPDRAGLPAVNLLKGIQTVIDQCEMLMMVADTGENSANILKLTQTFREHQVEGILFVADYHQEFNPPKAFLEIPTVLVNCFDKQQRLPAVVPDDSEGGYLAAEAALSKGHQRIGLLTLPETIVASKQRKMGYLRAHKERSIQVDPDLISSVGDVGDSPDVEQQTLKKLLQTLLKLESPPTAICCGNDKMAMNVYMLLQQWDISIPEQISIIGFDDYTLVSELLNPGLTTVQLPYVEIGEAAAALLIEKIKGSVGAKEPTKMINQLIGPVVWRHSVKDFL
- a CDS encoding ABC transporter substrate-binding protein; translated protein: MLKTLFKAVLAVSIALTLSVNVSGKEYNEAPMLAKLVKEGKLPTVEERLPDDPWVIGPGTFVGEEWMDFQIGNYSDGKFLVTADIAPRNYQIGIAAGNFLIAPDQSTSPDKVKGALAEWVKWNDDYSKYTIKIRPGLKWSDGHPVTTEDVRFVFEDIYEYEALGIPCGSHRRSLYTQMDPRQDCGKLDIIDKYEFSITFSKPYGYFLSELTTWIQDHMQLIQPSHFLKKLHPKYTDESKLNKMAKEHGVEGFKQLFAIYESVHWDICCGNEPRLVDLPTLYPWKLVERNEDMMRVERNPYYAGVDPEGNQLPYIDGIITYGINDKEALIMKLVSGEVDFSNSDFMKISDMPTYIQNEERGGYNVVMTGSINGPPTLYVNQDYDYENPDSQWQKLIQDKNNHFTKALALAIDSQDINNSLYFNLYGMPTITSAEYDPKEANVLLDKAGMNKRDDDGYRTYPDGSPFRGTILTANMSPDMIDICFMLTKYFQAVGLNINAKMVTSQVLGARTKSNEMPFKVLWHDEPIWYSGISRDYDVCMKGDWSCQTKKYMETKGKQGYKPPAHMVKYYDMNAARMAVPPESPKGQELFNNLLNWFSEGNALVWPIGKIQVPNIFKKNIKNIPREGYPYNLGISESAPIWFVENE